In a genomic window of Acidilobus saccharovorans 345-15:
- the gcvPB gene encoding aminomethyl-transferring glycine dehydrogenase subunit GcvPB, which yields MSYRQSAWSEPLIYELDRGRRGLLFSSLVEEFKKLVGDAPIPQEVAREKEPELPEVSEVEVVRHFTRLSEMSYGVDNGPVPLGSCTMKYNPRIGLKYAFDERLEMVHPLMPEEKIQGLLRLLYELQEWLKAITGMDVCTLSPAAGAQGEFTGILIIKGYHVAKGQADVKNEIIIPDSAHGTNPASAAMGGFKVVEIPTADDGNLDYEAFRSALGPQTAGLMLTNPSTLGLFEQRILDVARDVHNVDGLLYYDGANLNGIIGRARPGDMGFDIAHLNLHKTFSTPHGGGGPGAGPVCIKDRPVSGSLRLSDLLPGPVVYYDDEKQMYRVRWRGSNSPGSIRPFLGNVPQLVWAYTYILSLGPQGLRRAGEVATLNTNYFAARVLKETKLFSLPYASSRPRKHEIVISAEPLLNETGVTAEDVSKYLLDAGLYAPTMYFPLIVKEALMFEFTESETKENIDKYVEKLKEVEELARSNPEKLKSTPLNTSVGRVDVVKANHPRSVTPTYRVLRARASGKDLVLR from the coding sequence GTGAGCTACAGGCAGTCTGCGTGGAGTGAGCCGTTAATTTATGAACTTGACAGGGGCAGAAGGGGCCTGCTCTTCTCAAGCCTTGTAGAAGAATTCAAGAAATTAGTTGGAGACGCCCCAATACCCCAGGAGGTCGCCAGGGAGAAGGAGCCTGAGCTGCCAGAGGTCAGCGAGGTTGAAGTTGTGAGGCACTTCACCAGGCTCTCTGAGATGTCATACGGCGTTGATAACGGCCCTGTCCCCCTGGGAAGCTGCACAATGAAGTATAACCCGCGCATAGGGCTCAAGTACGCGTTTGATGAAAGGCTTGAGATGGTACACCCCCTTATGCCTGAGGAGAAGATCCAAGGCCTACTCCGGCTCCTATACGAGCTGCAGGAGTGGCTAAAGGCCATAACTGGTATGGACGTGTGCACTCTCTCCCCAGCTGCAGGGGCTCAGGGCGAGTTCACAGGCATCCTCATAATAAAGGGCTACCACGTGGCCAAAGGCCAGGCCGACGTCAAAAATGAGATCATAATTCCTGACTCAGCGCATGGCACGAACCCAGCCAGCGCAGCCATGGGTGGCTTCAAGGTGGTAGAGATACCCACGGCTGACGACGGAAACCTAGACTATGAGGCGTTTAGATCAGCGCTGGGACCCCAGACGGCAGGCCTCATGTTAACTAACCCGTCAACCCTTGGACTCTTTGAGCAGAGGATACTCGACGTGGCCAGGGACGTTCACAACGTTGACGGGCTCCTATACTATGATGGCGCCAACTTGAACGGCATAATAGGCCGCGCCAGGCCTGGGGACATGGGCTTTGACATAGCCCACCTGAACCTTCACAAGACGTTCTCGACACCCCACGGAGGTGGAGGGCCAGGCGCTGGGCCCGTGTGTATTAAGGATCGCCCCGTTAGCGGCTCCCTCAGGCTCAGCGACCTCCTGCCAGGGCCGGTCGTGTACTACGACGATGAGAAGCAAATGTACAGGGTTAGGTGGAGAGGGTCAAACAGTCCAGGCTCCATAAGGCCGTTCCTTGGCAACGTGCCCCAGCTGGTCTGGGCCTACACCTACATACTTTCCCTGGGCCCCCAAGGCCTCAGAAGGGCTGGGGAGGTGGCCACGCTGAACACCAACTACTTCGCGGCAAGGGTACTTAAGGAGACCAAGCTGTTCTCGCTGCCCTACGCTTCATCGAGGCCCAGAAAGCATGAGATTGTAATAAGCGCCGAGCCGCTCCTTAACGAGACTGGAGTGACCGCAGAGGACGTAAGTAAGTACCTCCTAGACGCCGGCCTCTACGCGCCAACCATGTATTTCCCGCTCATAGTCAAGGAGGCATTAATGTTCGAATTCACGGAGTCTGAGACTAAGGAAAACATAGACAAGTATGTGGAGAAACTGAAAGAGGTAGAGGAACTAGCGCGGAGCAACCCGGAGAAGCTTAAGTCTACGCCTCTCAACACAAGCGTGGGCCGCGTTGATGTTGTTAAGGCTAACCATCCAAGAAGTGTAACGCCCACCTACAGAGTCCTCAGGGCCAGGGCCAGTGGCAAGGACCTAGTGCTAAGGTAG
- the gcvPA gene encoding aminomethyl-transferring glycine dehydrogenase subunit GcvPA, with amino-acid sequence MSYPWIPNSSDSIIKEMLSTVGAKSLDDLYSDIPRELLIDESKWNSMPIGAGRPLSEVEVSRIIDKLLDRNAKLRVPPFAGGGLRPHYVPPVVKDIVTRGEFLTAYTPYQAEISQGLLQALFEYQSLMADLLEMDVVNSSMYDWASALGEAALMAVRVKGAKRVLVPDVINPFHLSTLKAYTWPQGIEIDFYSTDKETGYADVEDLKTKLGKGKASAVYLEFPYTFTGVVDMNAKEVSGIAHDSDSLFIVGVDPLALGIYKSPGELNADIAVGEGQPLGLGLYAGGSTLGIMAVRWDGSLIKQMPGRIIGLTTSKDGNSRAFTMILQTREQHIRRSKATSNITTNAALNAIAAAVYMSLLGPKGIKELAEAIRYRAHYAALVVSRHGFKLPLKGEFFADFIIEAPEPYYNLWRLLLDKGIMAGIPLSSHVTWAKDSWGLLSFSEVHSKEDIDLLANLLGEVVRK; translated from the coding sequence ATGAGCTATCCATGGATACCTAACTCCTCAGATAGTATTATCAAAGAGATGTTATCAACCGTAGGCGCTAAAAGCTTGGATGACCTATACTCCGACATCCCCAGGGAACTCCTAATAGATGAAAGTAAATGGAACTCCATGCCTATAGGCGCTGGCAGGCCCCTGAGCGAGGTGGAGGTCTCAAGAATTATTGATAAGCTCCTCGACAGAAACGCTAAGTTAAGGGTTCCTCCCTTCGCTGGGGGAGGGCTAAGGCCACACTACGTCCCTCCAGTAGTTAAGGATATAGTAACTCGCGGCGAGTTCCTGACAGCTTACACGCCTTACCAGGCAGAGATAAGCCAGGGACTGCTTCAGGCCCTCTTTGAGTACCAGAGCCTCATGGCTGACCTGCTTGAAATGGACGTCGTTAACTCAAGCATGTATGACTGGGCCAGCGCCCTTGGAGAGGCAGCCCTGATGGCAGTAAGAGTTAAGGGAGCGAAGCGCGTGCTGGTGCCTGACGTGATTAATCCATTTCACCTCTCTACTCTTAAGGCATATACGTGGCCTCAGGGGATAGAGATAGACTTTTACTCCACAGACAAAGAAACCGGCTACGCTGACGTCGAGGATCTCAAGACAAAGCTGGGCAAGGGAAAGGCATCAGCTGTTTACTTAGAGTTTCCCTACACCTTCACTGGAGTTGTTGACATGAACGCCAAAGAAGTCTCTGGGATAGCTCACGACAGTGATTCCCTTTTCATAGTAGGCGTGGACCCCTTGGCACTAGGAATATATAAGTCCCCTGGTGAGCTGAATGCCGACATAGCAGTCGGCGAAGGCCAGCCGCTTGGCCTAGGCCTTTATGCGGGCGGCTCAACGCTTGGCATAATGGCTGTCAGATGGGATGGCTCCCTAATAAAACAGATGCCGGGCAGAATAATAGGGCTGACCACGTCAAAGGATGGAAACTCGAGAGCCTTCACCATGATACTTCAGACCAGGGAGCAGCACATAAGGAGGTCCAAGGCCACCAGCAACATAACTACTAACGCAGCGCTCAACGCCATAGCAGCCGCTGTGTACATGTCGCTCCTGGGCCCCAAGGGAATTAAGGAGCTTGCCGAGGCCATAAGGTACAGAGCGCATTATGCAGCCCTCGTTGTTTCAAGGCATGGCTTTAAGCTGCCACTGAAGGGCGAGTTCTTTGCTGACTTCATAATAGAGGCCCCTGAGCCTTACTATAATCTCTGGCGCCTCCTGTTGGACAAAGGGATAATGGCTGGCATCCCGCTCTCAAGCCATGTTACATGGGCCAAAGATAGCTGGGGCCTCCTCAGCTTTAGTGAGGTGCACTCCAAGGAAGACATAGACCTCTTAGCCAATTTACTTGGCGAGGTGGTCAGAAAGTGA
- a CDS encoding glycoside hydrolase family 15 protein, whose amino-acid sequence MLARGLGLFLIGLLAVTLAVPATRAIGPGPSTVNLSPSFLLLSNWVNTSFLVFTGIPIPNASVNGLSNYEPTVANFYVGPLGLLPITMKFETGFSARAFLGVNNSIIIYNNYGELQLLAPPYSNLLLALVSSKAPFTVYVNFSTESSVSLNGDIARIFMHRYNFYVELCSNDSLSALHDINYTLISVNVSKGTSYIGLSLNSSCSSNVKEIINYNELKVNSWLFRSKRPVGLNSNSLAREYYISLLILKDDQNPYLGTFAASPSPLYLYSWVRDSSFAAMALQESGHLDSALKYWLWLLNATQYKSGVWFTRYDFYNGEPDQSFGIPELDSVGIVEVGIYQYFLLTHNITFLETMLPLINRSVDAQLSWILNSKFHLVPEDLSVWEDRLGYHFWTQAFNLIGLLDSAHLLSYLGYNVSRIYYAASLLNESIYEYFWNGSAFYSDLSPVVLYTPSGSKTALNPQPPLISSSALLPLSFNVTLWPQDVVRENVHTILEGLWNGKVGGLARFYGDDYHYNEDLFDSSGPMPPWIITTLFLGLYYSDTGNYTAALSLMTWAYDHSQNGLLPEAIDPNTGLPLPTTSPLTWSSAMYIILALSIKPKAANNNIIYYAVSAIALAAVLLVAYLLQRASARRIRSLEVT is encoded by the coding sequence TTGCTGGCGAGGGGCCTAGGGCTTTTCCTAATAGGACTCTTGGCCGTTACCCTGGCGGTTCCAGCCACGCGCGCGATAGGACCTGGACCCTCCACTGTAAACCTCTCACCGTCCTTCCTTCTGTTGAGCAATTGGGTAAACACGAGCTTCCTCGTCTTTACAGGCATACCGATCCCTAACGCCTCTGTTAATGGGCTTTCAAATTATGAACCCACCGTGGCCAACTTTTACGTAGGCCCCCTGGGCCTTTTACCCATAACAATGAAATTTGAGACCGGATTCTCCGCGAGGGCGTTTCTAGGCGTTAATAACAGCATTATAATATACAATAACTATGGCGAGCTGCAGCTGCTGGCTCCGCCCTACAGCAACCTGCTTCTAGCATTAGTTAGCTCTAAAGCCCCCTTCACGGTTTATGTTAACTTCTCGACAGAGTCCAGCGTAAGTTTAAACGGAGACATTGCCAGAATTTTCATGCATAGATATAACTTCTATGTAGAGCTCTGCAGCAACGATAGCCTGTCCGCACTTCACGATATCAACTACACATTAATTTCCGTTAATGTAAGTAAGGGGACTAGTTATATAGGGCTTTCGCTGAACTCATCGTGTAGTAGCAACGTAAAGGAAATCATAAACTACAATGAACTGAAGGTTAACTCGTGGCTCTTTAGGTCTAAGAGGCCTGTGGGATTAAACTCTAACTCGCTAGCAAGGGAATATTACATTTCGTTGTTGATATTAAAGGATGACCAGAACCCCTACCTGGGCACGTTTGCTGCTTCGCCGAGCCCGCTCTACCTTTATAGTTGGGTCAGGGATTCCTCCTTTGCTGCCATGGCGCTGCAGGAGTCCGGGCACCTGGATAGCGCCCTTAAGTATTGGCTGTGGCTACTTAATGCGACCCAGTACAAGAGCGGCGTCTGGTTTACTCGCTACGACTTTTATAACGGCGAGCCTGACCAGTCCTTTGGCATACCTGAACTTGACAGCGTAGGCATAGTTGAAGTTGGCATTTACCAGTACTTCCTATTAACGCACAACATAACGTTCTTAGAGACCATGTTGCCTCTCATAAATAGGAGCGTGGACGCGCAGCTTTCGTGGATCCTTAACTCAAAGTTCCACTTAGTTCCTGAGGACCTCAGCGTGTGGGAGGATCGCCTTGGATACCACTTCTGGACCCAGGCATTTAACCTCATAGGACTCCTGGACTCGGCTCATCTGCTTTCGTACCTAGGATACAATGTTAGCAGAATATACTATGCCGCGTCGCTGCTCAACGAGAGCATATATGAGTACTTCTGGAACGGTTCAGCGTTCTATTCAGACCTGAGCCCGGTAGTGCTCTACACTCCAAGCGGCTCTAAAACTGCGCTTAACCCGCAGCCGCCCTTAATCAGCTCCTCGGCCCTGCTTCCACTTTCATTTAACGTAACTTTATGGCCCCAGGATGTCGTAAGGGAGAACGTGCATACTATCCTGGAGGGCCTGTGGAATGGGAAGGTAGGAGGGCTGGCTAGGTTCTATGGTGACGATTATCACTACAACGAAGACCTCTTTGACAGCAGCGGTCCTATGCCTCCCTGGATAATCACAACTCTCTTCCTTGGCCTTTACTACTCTGATACAGGCAACTACACTGCGGCCCTCAGCTTAATGACGTGGGCTTACGACCATTCTCAGAACGGGCTGCTGCCTGAGGCCATAGACCCTAACACTGGGCTTCCCCTGCCTACAACCTCGCCACTTACCTGGTCATCTGCTATGTACATAATCTTGGCCCTTAGCATTAAGCCAAAGGCCGCCAATAACAATATAATCTATTATGCGGTGTCCGCAATAGCCCTTGCAGCGGTATTGCTGGTAGCTTACCTGCTTCAAAGGGCGTCAGCCCGCAGGATAAGATCCCTCGAGGTTACCTGA
- a CDS encoding transcriptional regulator, producing MSDPVIDLLELFKEKGPLSPGDVSQQLNMPKYKALAMVSCLSSMGLLEPLYIKGSYKIYKISLVGQQFLERAEKAGTAAAAMEDLLLAQQPANESQQGKEAATA from the coding sequence GTGAGCGACCCGGTCATTGACCTCTTGGAATTGTTCAAAGAAAAGGGCCCACTCTCGCCTGGCGACGTGTCGCAGCAGCTTAACATGCCAAAGTATAAAGCGCTCGCGATGGTTTCATGTCTAAGCAGCATGGGTCTGTTGGAGCCACTTTACATAAAGGGCAGCTATAAAATTTATAAGATAAGCCTGGTGGGGCAGCAGTTCCTTGAGAGGGCGGAAAAGGCGGGCACAGCCGCGGCTGCTATGGAGGACCTTCTGTTAGCCCAGCAGCCTGCCAATGAGTCGCAGCAGGGGAAGGAGGCTGCTACGGCATAA
- a CDS encoding MarR family transcriptional regulator, which yields MKVSISVDFVAGIIRSLGKNYVTPKDLSEAMGISTKTAGRILRALESKGYVARYSNRAYRVLRGSLPSGDECHASTLIVRYPEDPPIPY from the coding sequence TTGAAGGTAAGCATAAGCGTGGACTTTGTGGCAGGCATTATCAGGTCGCTTGGCAAAAACTACGTGACTCCAAAGGATTTAAGCGAAGCCATGGGCATCTCCACTAAAACTGCGGGAAGGATACTGAGGGCCTTAGAGAGCAAGGGGTATGTAGCAAGGTACTCTAACAGAGCCTACAGGGTGTTGAGGGGCTCACTGCCTTCTGGCGACGAATGTCATGCGTCTACGTTGATAGTCAGGTACCCTGAGGACCCGCCCATCCCTTACTAG
- a CDS encoding acetyl ornithine aminotransferase family protein, whose protein sequence is MFGLSEAPLIRVEPPGPVARGIIERDSKALVQSYVRWVPLVVKEGHGAVVEDVDGNKYIDLNAGIAVMNVGHSHPKVVQAIKEQAEKLQHYSLTDFYYESAVTAAEKLLTVSPVNNGRVFFTNSGTESIEGSLKFARYFFGGSRQYFIAFLGAFHGRTMGSLSLTASKAHYRKGFGPLMPGVIHVPYPYPYRCVFRTDDPKECGEAVLGYIEDWIFAKLVDPTEVAGIVVEPIQGEGGYVVPPDNFLPGLRRIADKYGILLIDDEVQAGMGRSGKWFAIEHWGVKPDIMALAKAIGGGLPLGAVVARGDVAATLTKGSHANTFGGNPIATAAMSAVIDVIKEENLLDHATKLGNEVIKYFNDLKDELEIIGDVRGKGLMIGVELVRNRRTKEPATKELANVIEKSFKRGVVVIGSGLSTIRIAPPLVISDELMMRAVEIIADVLREENRNLTA, encoded by the coding sequence GTGTTCGGGTTGTCAGAGGCGCCGCTGATAAGGGTTGAGCCCCCTGGCCCTGTGGCCAGAGGCATCATAGAGAGGGACTCGAAGGCCCTTGTACAGTCATACGTTAGGTGGGTTCCACTTGTTGTTAAGGAGGGTCACGGCGCTGTAGTTGAAGATGTCGACGGAAATAAGTACATAGACCTTAACGCCGGCATTGCAGTCATGAATGTGGGCCACAGCCATCCAAAGGTGGTTCAGGCTATAAAGGAGCAGGCTGAGAAGCTTCAGCACTACTCGCTCACAGACTTTTATTACGAGAGCGCGGTAACGGCCGCTGAGAAGCTGCTAACTGTATCGCCGGTGAACAATGGAAGGGTATTCTTCACCAACAGCGGCACCGAGAGCATAGAGGGCTCGCTCAAGTTCGCCAGGTACTTCTTCGGAGGCTCAAGGCAGTACTTCATAGCGTTCCTGGGCGCCTTCCATGGAAGGACCATGGGCTCGCTCTCGCTCACCGCAAGCAAGGCCCACTACAGGAAGGGCTTCGGCCCGCTGATGCCCGGAGTCATACACGTGCCCTACCCATACCCGTACCGCTGCGTCTTCAGAACTGATGATCCCAAGGAGTGCGGCGAGGCGGTCCTTGGCTACATAGAGGACTGGATATTCGCAAAGCTCGTGGACCCCACGGAGGTCGCCGGAATAGTTGTTGAGCCCATACAGGGAGAGGGAGGCTACGTAGTGCCCCCTGACAACTTCCTCCCAGGGCTCAGGAGAATAGCTGACAAGTACGGAATACTCCTTATAGATGATGAGGTCCAGGCAGGCATGGGAAGAAGCGGCAAGTGGTTCGCGATAGAGCACTGGGGCGTCAAGCCAGACATAATGGCACTAGCCAAGGCTATAGGCGGAGGCCTGCCGCTAGGAGCTGTGGTAGCCCGCGGTGACGTGGCGGCGACCCTCACCAAAGGAAGCCATGCAAACACTTTCGGAGGTAACCCCATCGCCACGGCCGCCATGAGCGCCGTAATTGACGTGATTAAAGAGGAAAACCTGCTGGACCACGCCACAAAGCTTGGCAACGAAGTTATCAAGTACTTCAACGACCTCAAGGACGAGCTCGAGATAATCGGGGATGTCAGAGGCAAAGGGCTCATGATAGGCGTGGAGCTGGTCAGGAACAGGCGCACCAAGGAGCCTGCCACCAAGGAGCTTGCCAACGTTATAGAGAAATCGTTCAAGCGCGGCGTGGTAGTAATAGGCTCCGGCCTGTCAACCATAAGGATAGCCCCGCCGCTAGTCATAAGTGACGAGCTTATGATGAGGGCAGTAGAGATCATAGCGGATGTGCTGAGGGAGGAGAACAGAAACCTCACTGCGTAG
- a CDS encoding sugar phosphate nucleotidyltransferase: MGRIPEVKKAAIPIGGLGTRLYPFTVDTSKPMVRFLNRFVIDFILDELALQGVGEVFLGVSGFYNYRDVYDHLGERFSVRSPDGKRLVLKLRYQPNVTSVGNAHSISILADYYDINDDVLVVQGDTVVSLNVGDLAKFHESNGAFMTIALKRVDDRESLRQLGLAKLKDDWSIESFVEKPADPEKAPSNLANTGIYLLSHDMVKFLRSDEFASLVKQGRGDFGRDIIPYLIAKGYKVVGYPLNGYWFDIGTIENFVKASFYLLESLPPERLGVATVYHDTIYMMGFSSRSKKDHLDLVERSAQKRIDLSGRVLIGRHVTVEDGASITDSIIDNYVIVKSGARVTKSIVMDRSIIGDNSTVESSIVGRHVAMGSNVKIINSYIGNDVIIGDNAVIIDSQIWPHRSIESNAEISNRRGPPS; encoded by the coding sequence GTGGGCAGGATACCAGAGGTAAAGAAAGCCGCTATACCAATTGGGGGCCTGGGGACAAGGCTTTATCCATTTACTGTCGATACCTCGAAGCCTATGGTCAGGTTCCTTAACAGGTTCGTAATAGACTTCATACTCGACGAGCTCGCGCTTCAGGGCGTCGGAGAGGTGTTCCTTGGAGTTAGCGGCTTTTACAACTACAGGGACGTCTATGACCACCTTGGAGAGAGGTTCTCGGTAAGGTCCCCAGACGGTAAGAGACTGGTGCTTAAGCTCAGGTATCAGCCTAACGTAACAAGCGTAGGCAACGCGCACTCGATCTCAATACTGGCAGACTACTACGATATAAACGATGACGTGTTAGTCGTCCAAGGAGACACCGTAGTGAGCCTTAACGTCGGCGATCTAGCTAAGTTCCACGAGTCTAACGGGGCTTTTATGACCATAGCCCTCAAGAGGGTTGATGACAGGGAGTCGCTGAGACAGCTGGGGCTAGCAAAGCTAAAGGACGACTGGTCGATAGAGTCCTTCGTTGAGAAACCCGCAGATCCTGAGAAGGCGCCATCGAATTTAGCTAACACAGGCATATACCTTTTGTCTCACGACATGGTCAAGTTCCTCAGGTCTGACGAGTTCGCGTCACTTGTAAAACAGGGCAGGGGAGACTTTGGAAGGGATATAATACCCTATCTTATAGCTAAGGGCTATAAAGTCGTAGGATACCCCCTAAACGGCTACTGGTTTGACATAGGCACCATAGAGAACTTCGTGAAGGCCTCGTTCTACCTTCTCGAGTCGCTGCCACCGGAGAGGCTTGGCGTGGCTACGGTTTACCACGACACCATATATATGATGGGCTTCAGTTCAAGGTCTAAGAAGGATCACCTAGACCTGGTGGAGAGGTCGGCCCAAAAGAGGATAGACCTTAGCGGGCGTGTACTTATAGGAAGGCACGTGACGGTGGAGGACGGGGCCTCTATTACGGACTCTATTATAGATAATTACGTTATAGTTAAGTCCGGCGCCAGGGTAACTAAGTCCATAGTCATGGACAGAAGCATAATAGGCGACAACTCTACAGTGGAATCTAGCATAGTGGGAAGGCATGTAGCAATGGGAAGCAACGTGAAGATTATCAACAGCTATATAGGTAACGACGTAATTATAGGCGACAATGCAGTGATAATAGACTCACAGATATGGCCCCACAGGTCAATAGAATCTAACGCAGAGATCAGCAACAGAAGGGGGCCGCCATCATGA
- a CDS encoding glycoside hydrolase family 57 protein: MTSHIALFFELHQPLRLKRLSLYSPSNLPTSFSDVIDVMGNSEILSRVVSRTYLAATKILYEASQKVKDFKMTMSISGILLEQLKKEHEEVIDLLRKLVDKGLLELAAQTYYHSLAWFVDRAEFEDQVKAQVELVRETFGVNPSIAENTEFIYNNDIGCELQRLGFKGVITEGVDWLLGWRSPNYVYKNPLCGVKLLLRNYRLSDDIGFRFSNRQWSEYPLTADKYASWVASTPGDLVVIALDYETFGEHHWPESGIHEFLRWLPVELSKRGVTFLKASEALNLEPRDYLDVPPWSTISWADERDLSAWLGNGMQRKAFDVLRRYYYFARALGGTYLRSWRLLSVSDNLYYMATKPGGEGEVHRYFSYLGDPYDSFLTYSYALELLGLMIRNGLKENPCAAIKVKLPDDLCFRFYNSGGAEVAKACSVPDLATALSTLPKEVVSKAVSASYLNRWSQEIFGLNLDALLGLIRRC; the protein is encoded by the coding sequence ATGACTTCCCACATAGCGCTGTTCTTCGAGCTGCACCAGCCTCTTCGACTCAAGAGGCTGTCACTCTACAGCCCGAGCAACCTGCCCACCAGCTTTAGCGATGTCATAGACGTCATGGGCAACTCAGAAATATTATCGCGCGTCGTCTCAAGGACCTACTTGGCCGCGACCAAGATTCTGTATGAAGCCTCACAAAAAGTGAAGGACTTCAAGATGACCATGAGTATAAGTGGCATTCTGTTAGAACAGCTCAAGAAAGAGCACGAAGAGGTTATAGATCTCCTTAGAAAGCTCGTTGACAAAGGCCTCCTTGAGCTTGCCGCCCAGACGTATTACCACTCCCTGGCATGGTTTGTCGACAGGGCAGAGTTCGAAGACCAAGTTAAGGCCCAAGTCGAGCTCGTCAGGGAGACCTTTGGCGTAAACCCATCAATAGCTGAAAACACGGAGTTCATATATAATAATGACATAGGCTGTGAGCTTCAAAGGCTTGGATTTAAGGGCGTCATCACTGAAGGGGTCGACTGGCTGCTCGGATGGAGATCGCCCAACTATGTCTACAAGAACCCGCTCTGTGGCGTGAAGCTTCTGCTTAGAAATTATAGGCTAAGCGATGACATAGGCTTTAGGTTCAGTAATAGGCAGTGGAGCGAGTACCCACTGACCGCGGATAAGTACGCCTCGTGGGTTGCCAGCACGCCAGGCGACCTGGTGGTCATCGCCCTTGATTATGAGACCTTTGGGGAGCATCACTGGCCCGAGAGCGGCATTCACGAATTCCTAAGGTGGCTCCCCGTGGAGCTTTCGAAGCGTGGCGTCACGTTCCTCAAGGCCTCCGAGGCGTTAAACCTCGAGCCCAGGGATTACCTTGATGTGCCCCCTTGGTCTACCATAAGCTGGGCCGATGAAAGGGACCTGAGCGCGTGGTTAGGAAATGGCATGCAGAGGAAGGCCTTTGACGTGCTAAGAAGGTATTATTACTTTGCTCGTGCCCTGGGCGGCACTTACCTGCGCTCATGGAGGCTCCTCTCAGTCAGCGACAACCTTTACTACATGGCAACGAAGCCTGGAGGGGAGGGGGAGGTTCACAGATACTTTAGTTACCTTGGAGACCCCTATGACTCCTTCCTGACCTACAGCTACGCGCTCGAACTCCTGGGGCTCATGATAAGGAATGGACTCAAGGAGAACCCATGCGCAGCCATTAAGGTAAAGCTGCCTGACGACCTCTGCTTCAGGTTTTACAATTCCGGCGGGGCTGAGGTGGCCAAGGCATGCAGCGTCCCAGACCTAGCCACAGCCCTTAGCACTTTGCCCAAGGAAGTCGTAAGTAAAGCGGTAAGCGCGAGTTACCTGAACAGATGGTCCCAGGAAATCTTTGGCCTAAACCTAGACGCCCTTCTAGGCCTTATCAGAAGGTGCTGA